A stretch of the Candidatus Chromulinivoraceae bacterium genome encodes the following:
- a CDS encoding MarR family transcriptional regulator, giving the protein MKSKKDLIEELNQSMQRSGTLTVLHTNAVADKIGLSATEFESMDIISRHQPMSAGNLARYCGLTTGAITGIVDRLERAGLVRRTRDPHDRRRVFLMPIEDEEKSQKVRDLYCPMGQAFERTMQKCTPEQIEFLIDIHEQMNDKVEKIIVDLRKK; this is encoded by the coding sequence ATGAAATCTAAAAAAGACCTTATAGAGGAACTGAACCAATCAATGCAACGCTCTGGCACGCTGACTGTTCTCCATACCAATGCTGTTGCAGACAAAATTGGTCTCAGCGCGACAGAATTTGAATCGATGGACATCATCAGCCGACATCAGCCAATGAGTGCGGGTAACCTGGCACGCTACTGTGGCCTGACGACGGGTGCTATTACGGGTATCGTAGATCGGCTTGAACGAGCAGGTCTAGTACGCCGTACTCGTGACCCTCATGACCGTCGCCGTGTGTTTTTAATGCCAATCGAAGACGAAGAAAAAAGTCAGAAAGTTCGTGATCTCTATTGTCCGATGGGTCAAGCGTTTGAACGGACTATGCAAAAATGTACACCCGAACAGATTGAGTTTTTAATTGATATTCACGAACAAATGAACGACAAAGTCGAAAAGATTATTGTAGATCTTCGTAAAAAATAA
- a CDS encoding M15 family metallopeptidase yields MNLQEKIEKSKSTERIDFSKYQSIGVNDSLVKISDNGKLKIEPCWTLENDWEGKRYADYIAEHPEYDGVYVRPEVARRLEVAAALLDDKYKLVIRAGHRPIEVQKRILIECADDYKKNNPDISDEEALEHARDFVSDPATTLPPHVCGAAVDVELLDTSTGELVDFGSKMNDDTDASSIYYSDLTQAQKDNRQILLQAMLDAGFASCKPEWWHFSYGDQVWAWFYGESESLYSPVDL; encoded by the coding sequence ATGAATTTGCAAGAAAAAATAGAGAAATCAAAAAGTACCGAACGAATCGATTTTTCAAAGTACCAGTCTATTGGCGTTAATGACTCCTTAGTAAAGATTAGCGACAATGGGAAACTAAAAATTGAACCATGCTGGACGCTCGAGAATGATTGGGAAGGTAAGCGATACGCTGACTATATCGCAGAGCATCCCGAATACGACGGTGTATATGTCAGACCTGAAGTTGCACGTAGACTTGAAGTCGCAGCAGCTTTACTTGATGATAAGTACAAACTTGTCATACGAGCCGGCCACCGTCCTATTGAAGTCCAAAAAAGAATCCTAATCGAGTGCGCTGATGACTATAAAAAGAATAATCCCGACATTTCAGATGAAGAAGCACTTGAACATGCGCGTGATTTTGTAAGTGATCCAGCGACTACATTACCCCCGCATGTATGCGGTGCGGCAGTTGATGTTGAATTGCTCGATACTTCGACTGGCGAACTTGTTGATTTCGGTAGCAAGATGAATGATGATACCGATGCTTCGTCTATCTATTATTCCGACTTAACTCAAGCACAGAAAGATAACCGCCAGATTCTCCTGCAGGCTATGTTAGACGCTGGTTTTGCAAGTTGTAAGCCTGAATGGTGGCACTTCTCGTATGGCGACCAAGTATGGGCCTGGTTTTATGGAGAATCCGAGAGTCTCTATAGCCCTGTCGACTTGTAA
- the secG gene encoding preprotein translocase subunit SecG encodes MNIDSILQIVTVGSAALMIIAILLQQRGASLGAGFGSSGELYTTRRGLDKNLFEVTIVLAVLFVLSILVGLLLPAFKL; translated from the coding sequence ATGAACATAGATTCCATTTTGCAGATCGTAACCGTAGGTTCAGCTGCTTTAATGATTATTGCAATTTTACTACAACAACGAGGTGCTAGCCTTGGAGCTGGTTTTGGCAGCTCAGGTGAACTATACACGACCCGCCGTGGTCTTGATAAGAATCTCTTTGAGGTAACGATTGTTCTTGCAGTTCTGTTTGTGCTATCGATCTTAGTAGGGCTGCTTTTGCCAGCATTTAAACTTTAG
- a CDS encoding Xaa-Pro aminopeptidase, producing the protein MDEFFTANRDRLITKLKGGLIVLSAYTGMQRGNDMPFAFEQEANFWWLTGIEQPDWWLIVDGTRRKSWLVAPKLSKSHQIFDGSLSLEDAKKTSGVDEVIMVDDAKSMLRDLAKKHSVVYSLGEQPYAEYLDFSLNPAGHKMYEMLDRTFNSVQDCRKELAKLRAIKQPIEITRMKKVIGLTVDAFELVKETLSDVSHEYELEAEFSYFFRKKGGEGHAYDPIVACGGNACTLHYDANKAKIKKRELLLMDVGARLDGYSADITRTYATSDPTKRQVEVHAAVQSAQKEIIRLLGPDVSVEQYQRDVDRIMTDALLSLGLMKDKSDDKAFHRYFPHAVSHGLGIDVHEALGAPRLFESGMLLTVEPGIYIPEENIGVRIEDDILVTEKGRTNLSARLSTDL; encoded by the coding sequence ATGGATGAATTCTTTACTGCCAACCGCGACCGATTGATAACAAAACTTAAAGGTGGATTGATTGTTCTCTCGGCATATACCGGTATGCAACGCGGCAATGATATGCCGTTTGCATTCGAGCAAGAAGCTAATTTTTGGTGGCTAACTGGTATTGAGCAGCCAGACTGGTGGCTTATTGTAGACGGTACGCGACGAAAAAGCTGGCTTGTGGCTCCAAAGCTGAGCAAATCTCATCAAATATTTGATGGTAGTCTGTCTCTGGAAGATGCAAAGAAAACGAGTGGAGTGGACGAGGTTATTATGGTGGACGATGCCAAGAGCATGCTCCGTGATCTTGCGAAAAAACATAGCGTTGTATATAGCCTCGGCGAACAGCCGTACGCTGAATATCTCGATTTCTCTTTAAACCCTGCTGGTCACAAAATGTACGAGATGCTAGATCGGACGTTTAATTCTGTGCAGGATTGCCGTAAAGAACTTGCAAAACTGCGCGCTATTAAGCAGCCGATTGAGATTACTCGCATGAAAAAAGTCATTGGCCTTACGGTAGATGCCTTTGAGCTCGTCAAGGAAACCCTGAGCGACGTGTCACACGAATACGAGTTAGAGGCGGAATTTTCTTATTTTTTCCGTAAGAAAGGGGGTGAGGGTCATGCGTATGATCCTATTGTTGCGTGTGGCGGCAATGCCTGTACGTTGCATTACGATGCTAACAAGGCAAAGATCAAAAAGCGCGAATTACTCCTTATGGACGTTGGTGCAAGATTGGATGGTTATTCGGCAGATATAACACGTACATACGCAACTAGCGACCCTACGAAACGGCAGGTCGAGGTGCACGCAGCTGTTCAGTCGGCGCAAAAAGAAATCATACGGCTACTTGGTCCTGATGTTTCGGTTGAGCAGTATCAACGGGATGTCGATCGCATCATGACCGACGCGCTGTTGTCCCTAGGGCTTATGAAAGATAAAAGCGATGATAAGGCATTTCACCGTTACTTTCCGCATGCAGTTAGTCACGGTCTAGGCATCGATGTTCATGAGGCGCTTGGTGCGCCGCGTTTATTCGAGTCCGGCATGCTTCTAACAGTTGAACCTGGAATTTATATTCCTGAAGAAAACATTGGCGTTCGTATAGAGGATGATATTCTTGTGACCGAAAAAGGTCGGACTAACCTCAGTGCTCGTCTCTCGACAGATTTGTAA
- a CDS encoding helix-turn-helix domain-containing protein, translating into MDRDKILIMADHTGRFYSERYGLSPVAGRLIGYLYVCQPAAQSINDIAIALLTSRSAINGAVKVLEAQSLVKRSRPAGTRADLISLALLTRENMGFDSTEYQQMADLAREGLELIGDIPSVRRDSLETVVSLNEFMVERLPRLYEEWVMHHKSIKGLI; encoded by the coding sequence ATGGACAGAGACAAAATACTGATTATGGCCGATCATACTGGACGATTTTACTCGGAGCGTTATGGACTTTCACCTGTAGCTGGTCGGCTGATTGGCTACCTATACGTCTGCCAACCAGCAGCGCAATCAATCAATGATATAGCTATAGCACTTCTCACTAGTCGCAGTGCTATTAACGGTGCTGTCAAGGTATTAGAAGCACAATCACTCGTCAAGAGATCACGCCCAGCTGGCACGCGTGCCGATTTAATCAGTCTCGCGTTACTGACTCGAGAGAATATGGGTTTTGACTCAACGGAATACCAGCAAATGGCTGATTTGGCGCGTGAGGGACTTGAGTTAATTGGAGATATCCCGTCGGTACGACGGGATTCTCTAGAGACTGTCGTTTCTCTGAATGAATTCATGGTGGAAAGGTTACCGAGATTGTATGAAGAGTGGGTGATGCATCATAAAAGTATAAAAGGACTCATCTAA
- a CDS encoding ABC transporter ATP-binding protein: protein MKQSISGDTMTTIIKAAGLTKRYGDFTALNRLDLEVKKGEILGYLGPNGAGKTTTIRLLLGLIKPSEGSVKVFDRDATHDAAKLHHMIAYVPGETSFWPNMTGAEALRFLANIHGSSNDDYQLELIEKFKFDPNKKIRSYSKGNRQKIALIAALASKADLLIFDEPTSGLDPVMAKVFRDEVLKAKKEGQTVFLSSHMLEEVEELCDRVAVLRDGELVELGTLDQLRHLSAITVDMTFAATPPDFSHVKNVSNVLVNNKHVQCSVNGSIDDLLVAAAKAEPLSFLSRKPSLEELFLAIYDGGNNEK from the coding sequence ATGAAACAAAGCATAAGCGGAGATACCATGACGACGATTATTAAAGCAGCGGGGCTTACAAAACGTTACGGCGATTTTACCGCCCTTAACCGACTCGATTTAGAGGTAAAAAAAGGTGAAATCTTAGGCTACCTTGGCCCGAACGGCGCCGGTAAAACAACCACTATTCGCCTTCTACTCGGCCTTATAAAACCCTCTGAAGGATCAGTCAAGGTTTTTGATAGAGACGCAACACATGATGCCGCAAAACTACACCACATGATTGCCTACGTACCAGGTGAAACCAGCTTTTGGCCAAATATGACGGGTGCCGAAGCATTGAGATTTCTTGCAAACATACATGGCAGCTCGAATGACGATTACCAACTTGAACTGATTGAAAAGTTCAAGTTCGACCCTAATAAGAAAATCCGCAGCTACTCTAAAGGAAACCGCCAGAAGATCGCCTTAATTGCCGCTCTCGCATCAAAGGCTGATCTGCTTATTTTTGATGAGCCAACAAGCGGTCTCGACCCAGTCATGGCAAAGGTATTCCGTGACGAGGTATTAAAGGCAAAAAAAGAAGGCCAAACCGTTTTTCTGTCTTCACATATGCTTGAAGAAGTCGAAGAGCTCTGCGACCGCGTGGCCGTTTTGCGTGATGGCGAGCTAGTCGAACTCGGTACACTCGACCAGCTTCGTCATCTTTCGGCGATTACGGTCGATATGACCTTTGCAGCTACTCCACCCGATTTCTCACACGTTAAAAATGTAAGCAATGTACTCGTTAACAATAAACATGTACAGTGCAGTGTCAACGGCTCAATCGACGATTTACTAGTCGCGGCCGCCAAGGCGGAGCCTCTTAGCTTTTTAAGTCGTAAACCATCACTCGAAGAGCTGTTTCTGGCCATCTATGATGGGGGCAACAATGAAAAGTAA
- a CDS encoding excinuclease ABC subunit UvrC, which produces MNKQLEAKLKTLPRSPGVYFHKSKTGEIIYVGKAAVLKNRVRQYFQSQRDMDIKTRALVAEIEDTDWIETESEIDALFLESEMVKRYMPRFNILLRDDKSQMFVRIDMKNEWPFVSFTRNPADDGAEYFGPYYNGFAVKKALRYLRKVFPYYTKPPRLGERPDLDAHIGLSPRPGISSNEYKITLRKLIKYMEGGRKALAKEIERDMKTAALLHDFEAAAQLRNKLQDLGELQRRIMFGDKEFLDISKDRALSDLRDLFSLSKVPARIEGYDISHMSGTNVVASMVVFTNGVSDRANYRKFKTRIEHNDDYFNMNETLQRRLSEKNLKAWGKPDLILIDGGKGQLDAAIKAAEERDITIPMISIAKREEEVIIHKTRSNIKTEKLMELLRDPIPGVVVVDSGQYLIVNLHAGQVNASSHSRNLRGAPVVSTYSDVTKLFQRIRDESHRFAVSYHTVLKRAKQTASSLEDIPGVGPATRRKLIRTFGSLRGVQKATPEQIADAIGVTKAQLLKRYLSD; this is translated from the coding sequence GTGAATAAACAATTAGAAGCTAAGCTAAAAACCCTACCTCGCAGTCCTGGCGTATATTTTCATAAGTCAAAAACAGGCGAGATTATTTATGTAGGCAAAGCGGCGGTGCTAAAAAACCGCGTACGGCAATATTTTCAGTCGCAGCGAGATATGGATATTAAAACACGAGCACTTGTCGCCGAGATTGAAGATACTGATTGGATAGAAACCGAGAGCGAGATCGACGCACTCTTTTTAGAAAGTGAGATGGTCAAACGATACATGCCGCGGTTTAATATCTTGCTGCGTGATGATAAATCGCAAATGTTTGTGCGGATCGATATGAAAAACGAATGGCCGTTCGTTAGCTTCACGCGCAATCCAGCAGATGACGGGGCAGAATATTTTGGGCCGTATTATAACGGATTCGCAGTTAAGAAAGCGTTACGGTATTTACGCAAGGTTTTTCCATATTACACTAAGCCACCTCGTCTAGGTGAGCGACCCGATCTTGATGCGCATATTGGATTAAGTCCACGGCCTGGCATATCGAGTAATGAGTATAAAATAACTCTACGTAAACTTATTAAGTACATGGAAGGCGGACGTAAGGCACTCGCTAAAGAAATAGAGCGTGACATGAAGACCGCAGCGTTGCTACATGATTTTGAAGCAGCTGCACAGCTTCGCAATAAGTTGCAAGATCTTGGGGAGCTGCAGCGTCGGATTATGTTCGGCGACAAAGAGTTTTTGGATATTAGTAAAGACAGGGCCCTTAGCGATCTGCGTGATCTTTTTAGTCTTTCTAAAGTACCAGCTCGAATTGAGGGCTATGATATTTCGCACATGAGCGGCACGAACGTGGTGGCGAGTATGGTAGTGTTCACGAATGGTGTGAGCGATCGGGCGAACTATCGTAAGTTTAAAACACGCATCGAACATAATGATGATTATTTCAATATGAATGAAACACTTCAGCGAAGATTAAGTGAAAAAAACCTGAAGGCATGGGGTAAGCCGGATCTTATCTTAATTGACGGTGGTAAGGGCCAGCTTGATGCTGCGATAAAAGCAGCCGAAGAGCGAGACATAACTATTCCTATGATTAGTATAGCCAAGCGTGAGGAAGAGGTAATAATTCATAAAACCCGTTCCAATATTAAAACGGAAAAACTAATGGAGCTTTTGCGTGACCCTATCCCGGGCGTGGTGGTCGTCGACTCTGGCCAGTATTTAATCGTTAATCTTCATGCAGGACAGGTGAACGCTTCATCGCATTCACGCAATCTCCGCGGGGCGCCTGTCGTCTCGACCTACTCCGACGTCACCAAACTGTTTCAGCGAATACGTGACGAATCTCATCGTTTTGCGGTTAGCTACCACACCGTGTTAAAACGCGCTAAGCAAACAGCCAGTAGTTTGGAGGATATTCCAGGGGTGGGCCCGGCAACGCGTCGTAAACTTATCCGAACGTTTGGAAGTCTTCGAGGTGTGCAAAAGGCTACACCTGAGCAAATTGCTGACGCTATAGGTGTGACTAAAGCACAGCTTTTAAAACGCTATTTGTCTGACTAA
- a CDS encoding alpha/beta hydrolase: MNLKSNLPQTAIVYLSGAGLNPNIWDNVRAKAEVPSVALTYNRDKATTLNDAVQDALTQTQKLNATRYAIVAHSLGGVVGVELSRKLGGKMAGFVAVSATIPAPGESFASTLPFPQSVIMPIVLKIAGTKPPAAAIRKGLCNDLNDEQTAGIVGAFTPEPIDLYVGKTSASPLPPSKYLYVRTIDDKQTLPSQQARMAKQLPAVQVVDIASGHLAMISHPDELAAIINDFVAGFRH; the protein is encoded by the coding sequence ATGAACCTCAAAAGCAACTTGCCTCAAACAGCAATCGTATATCTTAGCGGCGCAGGATTGAACCCAAATATCTGGGACAACGTACGGGCGAAGGCTGAAGTGCCGAGTGTGGCATTGACATACAATCGAGATAAGGCTACGACTCTCAATGATGCCGTCCAAGACGCTTTAACGCAAACGCAAAAATTGAACGCAACACGATATGCCATTGTCGCGCACTCGCTGGGCGGCGTGGTGGGGGTTGAACTTTCTCGCAAGCTGGGAGGCAAAATGGCTGGTTTTGTCGCTGTCAGTGCTACTATACCAGCACCTGGAGAATCTTTCGCCAGCACACTCCCCTTTCCGCAAAGTGTTATTATGCCGATTGTACTTAAAATTGCAGGAACAAAGCCGCCAGCGGCAGCTATTCGAAAAGGCCTCTGCAATGATCTTAACGATGAACAAACGGCCGGTATTGTCGGCGCTTTCACTCCAGAACCCATTGATTTGTACGTTGGTAAAACCTCAGCCAGTCCATTGCCGCCTTCAAAGTACCTGTATGTTCGTACAATCGACGACAAGCAAACTCTTCCATCGCAGCAAGCGCGAATGGCAAAACAATTACCTGCTGTGCAAGTTGTTGATATTGCTAGTGGTCATTTAGCGATGATCAGCCATCCAGATGAGCTTGCGGCAATAATTAACGATTTCGTTGCGGGATTTAGGCACTAG
- a CDS encoding prepilin-type N-terminal cleavage/methylation domain-containing protein, translating to MGIREILRRRENGFTIVELLIVVVVIIILASVVLVTYPGYVRSTRDNTRKSDLQQISSALTAYAIKNNNYVDSTSTDGSGNHCGYTGLGNGWFNQGPDAYFPATIATCLKNSGVLSNIIVDPSGCVTSSGGACSTADGSTTAYMKATCTINGAPVTYVFAHLETQSRRDSTIDALCDAGSVAGFTSSSQKWGSTYGMNYYVTVK from the coding sequence ATGGGCATAAGAGAAATATTGCGACGGCGAGAAAATGGTTTTACGATTGTAGAGCTTCTTATTGTGGTTGTCGTTATTATTATTTTAGCGAGCGTCGTCCTTGTTACGTATCCCGGTTATGTTAGATCGACGCGTGATAATACTCGTAAGAGTGATTTGCAACAGATTTCCTCGGCTCTCACAGCGTACGCTATTAAAAACAATAACTATGTAGACTCTACTAGTACGGATGGCAGCGGAAACCACTGTGGATATACGGGTCTAGGTAATGGGTGGTTCAACCAGGGGCCTGACGCATATTTTCCAGCTACTATTGCCACGTGTCTTAAGAATTCGGGTGTTCTGAGTAATATCATTGTGGATCCCTCGGGCTGCGTAACGAGCTCCGGAGGGGCCTGTTCTACCGCAGATGGTAGCACGACGGCGTATATGAAAGCTACCTGCACAATTAATGGCGCCCCAGTTACGTACGTGTTTGCTCACTTAGAGACTCAATCTCGACGCGACAGTACGATCGATGCGCTTTGTGATGCCGGATCAGTTGCCGGGTTTACGTCGAGTTCCCAAAAATGGGGTAGTACGTACGGCATGAATTATTACGTCACTGTAAAATAG
- a CDS encoding DUF1048 domain-containing protein, whose protein sequence is MNDFLSKIIGDLEAKKEWKVVEARAKLLPEEYRIVYNEIKHYVWQGGTGLTDPSDLFKRLVECFEKGIADGKHVSEITSGDIAVFVDGLIHDEKTHIDGLREKLNNAVAKKLGK, encoded by the coding sequence ATGAACGACTTTCTAAGTAAAATCATTGGCGATCTGGAAGCTAAAAAAGAGTGGAAAGTAGTTGAAGCACGTGCCAAACTACTACCAGAAGAATACCGCATAGTGTACAACGAAATTAAACACTATGTTTGGCAAGGTGGTACGGGACTGACGGATCCGAGTGACTTGTTTAAGCGTTTAGTTGAGTGCTTTGAAAAAGGTATCGCCGATGGCAAGCATGTGTCAGAAATTACTAGTGGTGACATTGCAGTGTTCGTGGATGGGCTTATACATGACGAGAAAACACATATTGATGGCTTACGTGAAAAACTAAACAATGCCGTTGCTAAAAAGCTCGGAAAATAG
- a CDS encoding phage holin family protein yields the protein MKKQFFVFVLRWILNSMGLWVAVRIFGTGYNNTEFTTGVSVFLFAGLIFSLVNTILRPVVIILSLPAILVTLGLFTIIVNGFMVYISLKLAPGLQMTFWNSVLTGIVLSLVNYIVSSALELQYARHREERI from the coding sequence ATGAAGAAACAATTTTTTGTGTTTGTGCTACGTTGGATTCTCAATTCGATGGGTCTATGGGTAGCAGTACGGATTTTTGGAACAGGGTATAACAACACCGAATTCACTACGGGCGTATCGGTATTCTTGTTTGCGGGACTTATATTCTCGCTGGTAAATACAATTTTACGCCCAGTTGTCATCATTCTGTCATTACCGGCGATTCTGGTAACACTAGGGCTGTTTACGATTATTGTAAATGGCTTTATGGTATATATCTCCCTTAAGCTTGCACCAGGTCTCCAAATGACATTTTGGAACTCAGTCCTTACGGGAATTGTCCTAAGTTTGGTAAACTATATAGTAAGTAGCGCACTCGAGCTTCAGTATGCGCGCCACCGAGAGGAAAGAATATGA
- a CDS encoding peptide ABC transporter substrate-binding protein gives MADDGRGWRQFQNLSFDSKKISRRVKKAEGATVRHARKFIVTRLDNIRNVRRHIIAWLLLVGAMIIAVGAQFVWFQNSYKTVAAAQGGTYAEASLGPIDTLNPLYASSDAEVAASRLLFSSLYTYDTTGHLHGDLAQSMSVDTTNTVYTVKLRPNVEWHDGSLLTAKDVAFTVNLIKNPETRSPLRVNWQDITVTALDDSTVQFKLPAVYAAFPNALTFAVLPEHTLGQVAPGAVRENTFSRSPIGSGPFSFSLLQTLDDTRGRKVVHMTAFDKYYGGLPLVSRFEIHTYDTQDAITAALRTGEVNAASGLGGANVSQIDSSNYTIASKPVNSGVYALFNTTTPILQDKAVRQALEVGTDTMAVRMSLPIAVPSLSLPFINGQVTGADVPHPAAYNATKAAQMLDSDGWLLKGSVREKGGQRLSLNVVTTKNSQYEKALESLAGQWRKLGVEVNTTIINTTDPTANFVQGVLQPRSYDVLLYELFIGADPDVYAYWHSSQVGTSGYNFSDYSNKVADDALASARSRLEPALRNAKYKAFARQWIDDVPAIGLYQPVAEYVYNKHVTAVDPNATWISAYDRYDNVLNWSVQQKSVYKTP, from the coding sequence ATGGCAGACGACGGACGAGGGTGGAGGCAGTTTCAAAATCTGTCATTTGATAGTAAAAAGATCTCACGCCGAGTAAAAAAGGCTGAGGGTGCGACTGTGCGACATGCACGCAAGTTTATTGTAACGCGCCTCGACAATATTCGTAACGTACGTCGTCATATTATTGCGTGGCTGCTTCTTGTAGGTGCAATGATCATTGCTGTCGGTGCACAATTTGTTTGGTTTCAAAATAGTTATAAAACAGTCGCGGCAGCTCAAGGCGGCACGTACGCCGAGGCGTCACTCGGTCCAATCGACACTCTAAATCCACTATATGCAAGTAGTGATGCAGAGGTTGCAGCTAGTCGTTTACTATTTTCGTCCCTTTACACCTACGATACGACAGGTCATCTTCATGGCGATCTGGCTCAGAGCATGTCGGTTGACACGACGAATACGGTTTATACGGTCAAGCTACGTCCGAATGTTGAATGGCATGATGGTAGTTTGTTAACAGCTAAGGACGTCGCGTTTACAGTTAATCTTATTAAAAACCCTGAGACACGATCACCACTACGTGTTAACTGGCAGGATATAACCGTAACGGCACTTGATGATTCGACGGTGCAATTTAAACTGCCTGCTGTATATGCAGCGTTTCCGAACGCTCTCACGTTCGCTGTACTACCAGAACATACCTTAGGACAAGTCGCGCCTGGCGCTGTTCGCGAAAACACCTTTAGTCGATCTCCGATTGGCAGTGGCCCATTTAGTTTTAGCTTGCTGCAGACTCTCGACGATACGCGTGGGCGTAAGGTGGTACACATGACTGCGTTTGACAAGTATTACGGTGGGCTACCTCTTGTCAGCAGGTTTGAGATTCATACGTATGATACTCAGGATGCTATTACGGCAGCACTTCGAACAGGTGAAGTAAATGCAGCCTCCGGTCTAGGCGGTGCTAATGTTTCGCAAATTGACTCCTCAAACTATACGATTGCGAGTAAGCCAGTGAACAGCGGTGTTTATGCGTTGTTTAATACGACTACGCCAATACTTCAAGATAAAGCAGTTCGTCAAGCACTTGAAGTTGGAACTGATACGATGGCAGTTAGGATGTCGCTTCCTATTGCCGTGCCATCATTAAGCCTGCCATTTATTAATGGACAAGTGACTGGCGCTGACGTGCCGCATCCTGCTGCTTATAACGCAACGAAAGCTGCTCAAATGTTGGATAGTGATGGCTGGCTATTAAAGGGTTCGGTGCGTGAAAAAGGTGGTCAGCGACTTTCTCTTAACGTGGTGACAACCAAAAATTCACAGTATGAAAAGGCTCTCGAGAGTCTGGCCGGACAATGGCGAAAATTAGGTGTCGAGGTGAATACGACCATTATCAATACGACTGATCCGACGGCTAACTTTGTGCAAGGAGTTCTGCAACCGCGTAGTTACGATGTGCTACTGTATGAGCTATTCATTGGTGCCGATCCAGATGTCTATGCATACTGGCATTCATCACAAGTAGGCACGAGTGGTTACAATTTCTCCGATTACTCAAACAAGGTGGCGGATGACGCTTTGGCTAGTGCTCGATCACGTCTTGAGCCTGCTCTTCGTAACGCTAAGTATAAAGCTTTTGCTAGACAATGGATTGATGATGTACCTGCGATAGGTCTGTATCAACCAGTGGCGGAATATGTGTACAATAAGCACGTTACGGCGGTTGACCCAAATGCTACCTGGATCTCGGCATATGACCGCTACGACAATGTTCTGAATTGGAGTGTGCAACAGAAATCTGTTTACAAAACCCCTTGA
- a CDS encoding DUF4342 domain-containing protein, with the protein MTEKKTTEEFTVNGEELLAKVKSLINEGNIRRIIIKDDAGKVLVEFPLTFGVVGALLAPVLAAVGAIAALVTKCTIIVERRDA; encoded by the coding sequence ATGACAGAAAAGAAAACCACCGAAGAATTTACAGTTAACGGCGAAGAGCTGCTAGCCAAAGTTAAATCACTTATTAACGAAGGTAACATCCGCCGCATTATCATTAAGGACGATGCTGGTAAAGTGCTTGTAGAGTTTCCTCTCACATTTGGCGTTGTAGGTGCTCTCCTCGCTCCCGTACTTGCTGCCGTTGGCGCAATTGCCGCACTCGTTACAAAATGTACAATTATTGTTGAACGACGCGACGCCTAG